The Mycobacterium sp. EPa45 genomic interval GCTTCTGAGCACCGACACACAGCTGTGGGATGGCCTCGATCTGCTGAAGACCGGGTATGCCGGGCAATTCATCCGGCGCAACTCTGGCGTGCTGTTCCCGTTCTTCGGTTCCGAGGTGACGGTCATCCCGACCTCCGCCGTCTCGGTCAACAACGAGCAGTACGTCAACTACATGTCGGTCAAGTCGTGGGACACCCCGGGCCGGTGGACCACTAACTATTCCGCGATCTCGCACTTCGTCGATGGCCCGAACGGCGGCAACTGGGTGCTGGTGCCTTCGACAATCCGTTCGGCGAGCTGGTTCGGCTCAACCACGCCCTACGTTCCGGGTAATCAGAATTTCCAACAGGCGGCCTACGTTCTGCAGCCGGCCGACAAGGTCGCAGCCGGAGACACCCAGTACCTCTACGCGTTCGGCACGCCGTCGGGTCGCGCGGGCTCGGCCTACCTGTCGCGGGTCGCCGTCGACAACGTGAACGACCTCGCCAAATACCAATACTGGAACGGCAACGACTGGGTCACCGGGGCGCCGGTCGCGGCCACGCCGATCATCGGCGATTCCACGCACTCCGCAGGGCTTTTCGGACCAATCATCGATTGGGCGAACGACCCGAATGTGTTCGGCGGAATGCTCGGCGGACTGTTTGGCGCCAAGACCGGCGGCAACGTCAGCGAAATGTCGGTCCAGTACAACGAGTACCTGGGCAAGTACGTGATGATGTACGCCGACGGCAACAACAACGTCAAGCTGCGCTACGCCGACTCGCCGGAAGACACCTGGTCGGCTCCGATCACGGTGGCGACCTCTGCGACCTATCCCGGGCTCTACGCGCCGATGATTCACCCGTGGTCGGGCACCGGAAAGCTGGTCGACGGCAACGGAAATCCGGACACCAGCACGCTCTACTGGAACATGTC includes:
- a CDS encoding DUF4185 domain-containing protein, with product MGSTNSASKYVGRIGGLAVGLGVGVAILAGAGAAWAETSGSSDSGSPSQSSSGTGAAGPSKPKATASSARTSNKLTTTRTANKAPQAATVPKASTVSAEAKPTAPKVVTGLLSAVDVTSETGVAASGRREISPAGAAVSTAAVVIAPPTSIPSSPVGWVTGQFNNAYPGSGWRQTNNTAGFGIYGTDLGIMWENGLTGKIQLAFGDTFSQPGMTGDWRSNVLLLSTDTQLWDGLDLLKTGYAGQFIRRNSGVLFPFFGSEVTVIPTSAVSVNNEQYVNYMSVKSWDTPGRWTTNYSAISHFVDGPNGGNWVLVPSTIRSASWFGSTTPYVPGNQNFQQAAYVLQPADKVAAGDTQYLYAFGTPSGRAGSAYLSRVAVDNVNDLAKYQYWNGNDWVTGAPVAATPIIGDSTHSAGLFGPIIDWANDPNVFGGMLGGLFGAKTGGNVSEMSVQYNEYLGKYVMMYADGNNNVKLRYADSPEDTWSAPITVATSATYPGLYAPMIHPWSGTGKLVDGNGNPDTSTLYWNMSLWGNYNVALMKTDLSSLKATLV